In Camelina sativa cultivar DH55 chromosome 16, Cs, whole genome shotgun sequence, a single window of DNA contains:
- the LOC104752690 gene encoding cyclin-dependent kinases regulatory subunit 1-like, whose amino-acid sequence MGQIQYSEKYFDDTFEYRHVVLPPEFAKLLPKNRLLSENEWRAIGVQQSRGWVHYAIHRPEPHIMLFRRPLNYHQQQQEIQAQNVLVK is encoded by the exons ATGGGTCAGATCCAATACTCTGAGAAATACTTCGATGACACTTTCGAGTACAG GCACGTCGTTCTTCCTCCTGAGTTCGCTAAGCTTCTTCCTAAGAATCGTCTTCTCTCcgaa AACGAGTGGCGTGCAATAGGAGTGCAGCAAAGCCGTGGATGGGTGCATTACGCGATTCATAGGCCTGAGCCGCATATAATGCTTTTCAGGAGGCCACTTAACTACCACCAGCAGCAGCAGGAGATTCAAGCTCAAAACGTGCTTGTTAAGTGA